A genomic window from Bacteroidota bacterium includes:
- a CDS encoding S1/P1 Nuclease, with amino-acid sequence MKKIIITCCLTISLMSYAAAPAPWGFWGHQRINNMALFTLPEDLFGFYKPYIQYVTEHAVDPDKRRYAFKDEAPRHYIDIDHYGEPPYDGLPKKWNDAVIKYTEDSLNEHGIVPWYIEKMMFRLTDAFKQKDVNYILKTSADLGHYIGDAHVPLHCTENYNGQLTNQVGIHGLWESRIPELLGENFDYLTGKAEYIPDINAKVWEIIMESHALVDSVLNLEAKLNAEFPTDQKYSYEARGASTVRVYSKAYTEKYDAMMNDMVERRLRDAIIELGSFWLTAWINAGKPNLTGVVIKPWTDAELKEMEELDNAYKKGEFKGRDHQD; translated from the coding sequence ATGAAAAAGATCATTATTACTTGCTGTCTGACCATTTCATTAATGTCGTACGCTGCAGCGCCTGCTCCGTGGGGTTTTTGGGGGCACCAGCGCATTAATAATATGGCGCTGTTTACGTTGCCGGAAGATTTGTTTGGATTTTACAAGCCATACATTCAATACGTAACTGAACATGCAGTTGACCCCGACAAGCGTCGTTATGCGTTTAAAGATGAAGCGCCTCGTCACTACATTGATATTGATCATTATGGCGAGCCACCTTATGATGGCTTACCTAAAAAATGGAATGACGCAGTAATAAAATATACTGAAGACAGTTTAAATGAACACGGCATCGTACCCTGGTATATCGAAAAAATGATGTTTCGTTTAACAGATGCATTTAAACAAAAGGATGTAAATTATATTTTAAAAACATCAGCAGATTTGGGACATTATATTGGAGATGCACATGTGCCATTGCACTGTACCGAAAATTATAATGGTCAATTAACCAATCAGGTGGGTATTCACGGATTATGGGAATCACGAATTCCGGAATTGCTGGGCGAAAATTTTGATTACCTTACAGGTAAAGCAGAATATATTCCGGATATCAATGCAAAGGTGTGGGAAATTATTATGGAGAGTCATGCGCTGGTAGATAGCGTTTTAAATCTGGAAGCAAAATTAAATGCTGAATTTCCTACCGACCAAAAATATAGTTATGAAGCGCGCGGCGCATCAACTGTTCGTGTTTATTCAAAAGCATATACTGAAAAATATGATGCCATGATGAACGACATGGTGGAACGCAGATTACGTGATGCCATAATTGAACTAGGTAGTTTCTGGCTAACAGCCTGGATAAATGCCGGAAAACCTAACTTAACAGGAGTTGTTATTAAGCCCTGGACCGATGCTGAATTAAAAGAAATGGAAGAGCTCGATAATGCGTATAAAAAAGGGGAATTTAAAGGGCGCGACCATCAGGATTAA
- a CDS encoding PKD domain-containing protein — protein sequence MKNFILGILMLAGLNMFATAPVSDCNAAFEFNVSGMTVSFTDFSTADPGPILGWTWDFGDGTTSTEENPVHTYAEPGEYDVCLTIHGDGGCYDDKCESNIPVAAADCFANYDFEVDGMTFFFNSNTEPGPGDVDSYMWTFGDGSTADGENPSHTYAEPGVYNVCLVVHFASGCVAEYCNEVVVEGVGGDCMVTASIAAVDGMNYHFLASVTPDVDIVTYTWIFGDGTTFTETTAGTPSDPWHLFTEPGVYNVCVVIETGAGCVDEYCFEVVVEGAGGDCEADFEWDADGLTVHFIETADGAGADIISYYWEFGDGGVSDAMNPFHTYDVAGDYEVCLTIVTADGCTHTFCDEITVEETGGPCEAHYLVASTELTPDGWVVHFENNSTAGGDIVSTTWYFGDGTVAETYDAEHIYTESGVYAVCLVISTADGCTDEYCFELFVGGDGGDCEAGFEFDKELLTVSFMETADGGGSDIISYAWDFGDGSTSTDANPTHTFDEAGGYLVCLTIVTADSCISTICHELHVEGEGGCEAKFDVTAINETDLGWVIVLDNNSTGSELYHWSFGDGGMSEAANPDHFYDEAGIYTICLTIGEEGTDCFDTKCEEIFIGGGDDCVATAMIDSTYECSDAYEPVCGCDGITYTNSCEATYYGGVVFYSAGPCGATTIQEETIFGSVMVSPNPAQNTANISYSLKSTADVTITIMDLTGKVMLLPITHHSIPGTFRIELNTTELNSGIYIVRLSSNGNESIQKMMITK from the coding sequence ATGAAAAATTTTATTCTTGGTATTTTAATGCTTGCAGGATTAAACATGTTCGCCACAGCCCCTGTGTCGGATTGTAATGCAGCATTTGAATTCAATGTTAGTGGCATGACTGTCAGTTTTACTGATTTTTCAACTGCCGACCCGGGACCAATTTTAGGTTGGACATGGGATTTTGGTGATGGCACAACATCAACAGAGGAAAACCCTGTTCATACTTATGCTGAGCCTGGTGAATACGATGTTTGTTTAACCATTCACGGTGATGGTGGATGTTATGACGATAAATGCGAAAGTAATATTCCGGTTGCTGCTGCAGATTGTTTTGCCAACTACGATTTTGAAGTTGATGGCATGACATTTTTCTTTAATAGTAATACAGAGCCGGGTCCTGGAGATGTAGATTCCTATATGTGGACTTTTGGTGATGGCAGTACTGCTGATGGTGAAAATCCGTCACATACTTACGCTGAACCGGGCGTTTATAATGTTTGTCTTGTTGTTCATTTTGCATCAGGTTGTGTTGCTGAATATTGCAATGAAGTTGTTGTAGAAGGTGTTGGTGGTGATTGTATGGTTACTGCATCAATTGCAGCAGTTGATGGAATGAATTATCATTTTTTAGCAAGTGTTACACCTGATGTAGATATTGTTACGTATACCTGGATTTTTGGTGATGGCACAACATTTACCGAAACAACCGCAGGCACTCCTTCTGACCCATGGCATCTTTTTACAGAACCCGGCGTTTATAATGTTTGTGTTGTAATTGAAACAGGTGCAGGTTGTGTTGACGAATATTGTTTTGAAGTGGTTGTTGAAGGTGCAGGTGGCGATTGCGAGGCAGATTTCGAATGGGATGCTGATGGTTTAACAGTACATTTTATAGAAACTGCTGATGGTGCAGGCGCTGATATCATTTCTTATTATTGGGAATTTGGAGATGGAGGTGTTTCTGATGCAATGAATCCTTTCCATACCTATGATGTTGCAGGCGACTATGAAGTTTGTTTAACAATTGTTACGGCAGATGGTTGCACACATACATTTTGTGATGAAATTACAGTGGAAGAAACTGGAGGACCTTGTGAAGCACATTATCTAGTTGCATCAACTGAATTAACGCCTGATGGCTGGGTTGTACATTTTGAAAATAATTCAACAGCAGGTGGAGATATTGTTTCAACCACATGGTATTTCGGCGATGGCACCGTTGCTGAAACATATGACGCTGAACATATTTATACCGAAAGTGGTGTGTATGCAGTTTGTCTGGTAATTTCTACTGCTGATGGATGTACTGATGAATATTGTTTTGAATTATTTGTTGGTGGCGATGGAGGCGATTGTGAAGCAGGATTTGAATTTGATAAAGAATTATTAACTGTATCATTTATGGAAACTGCAGATGGCGGTGGTTCAGATATTATTTCATATGCCTGGGATTTTGGTGATGGATCCACTTCAACTGATGCAAATCCAACACATACTTTTGATGAAGCAGGAGGTTATTTAGTTTGTTTAACCATTGTAACTGCTGATAGTTGTATTAGTACAATTTGTCATGAATTACATGTTGAAGGTGAAGGTGGTTGCGAAGCAAAATTTGATGTAACTGCTATTAATGAAACTGACTTAGGTTGGGTAATTGTTTTAGATAATAATTCAACCGGTTCCGAATTATACCATTGGTCATTTGGAGATGGTGGTATGTCGGAAGCAGCAAATCCTGACCATTTTTACGATGAAGCCGGAATTTATACTATTTGTTTAACCATTGGTGAAGAAGGAACAGATTGTTTTGATACCAAATGCGAAGAAATATTTATTGGCGGTGGCGATGATTGTGTTGCAACTGCAATGATTGACAGCACTTATGAATGTTCGGATGCATACGAACCGGTATGTGGTTGCGATGGCATCACTTATACAAATTCATGCGAAGCAACTTATTATGGTGGTGTTGTATTTTATTCAGCAGGACCATGCGGTGCAACAACAATACAGGAAGAAACAATATTTGGTAGTGTAATGGTTAGTCCGAATCCGGCACAAAACACAGCTAACATCAGTTACTCCTTGAAATCAACAGCAGATGTAACAATCACTATAATGGATTTAACCGGTAAGGTAATGTTGTTACCAATTACACATCATTCAATTCCGGGAACATTTAGAATTGAATTAAATACCACTGAATTAAATTCAGGTATTTATATCGTTCGATTAAGTTCAAATGGAAATGAATCCATCCAAAAAATGATGATTACGAAATAA
- a CDS encoding T9SS type A sorting domain-containing protein has translation MHLKNILNGKQFTILVAWLVILSWGSVLSGQTVTVVTNDTIRLCEGTTVIIDLLANDVDIDPGESLETDILAGPASVLIDYDDDALPEGSYAISIDAGFTGTDFLIYEVCGEDDLCATGILAIIVAGEAGCVWPGDANGDSICNYIDLLPIGIYYGLLGPDRDDEDGDWDEAFCDEWPEPVGVVANNPKFSDCNGDGIINDADTIPLLNNYGLLRGAYVPVAYEGGPDDAAISIDLLSDTVYAGSKVVVPINFGTAISPASNIYGAAFEIIYDKTIINKDSIKATFNSGWLGTPGEDLIYLQSNDTLNGILSVSVTRINQISRTGYNHFGELSFVMEDNIAGKTDDQIAAVLSFCISLPQVIDQQGNIIPVQTVCDSAVAIQFTNSINNYINSNIHTYPNPADAMVKISLPQIMEGNFNILNQLGQVIYSQKLSGNSAELNTETIASGNYIIQINTDSGIYHKQLIIQH, from the coding sequence ATGCATTTGAAAAATATACTAAACGGAAAGCAGTTCACCATACTGGTGGCATGGCTCGTGATATTGAGTTGGGGTTCAGTTTTGAGCGGACAAACGGTAACGGTTGTAACAAACGATACTATCCGCTTATGCGAAGGCACAACGGTAATTATTGATTTACTTGCCAATGATGTTGATATTGACCCGGGAGAATCGCTGGAAACAGACATCTTAGCCGGACCAGCAAGTGTGCTTATTGATTATGACGATGATGCATTACCGGAAGGCAGTTATGCCATTTCGATAGATGCGGGTTTTACAGGAACAGACTTTTTGATATACGAAGTATGCGGAGAGGATGATTTATGTGCAACCGGTATTTTAGCCATTATTGTTGCGGGTGAAGCGGGTTGTGTTTGGCCGGGAGATGCAAATGGCGATAGTATTTGTAACTATATCGACTTATTACCAATTGGTATTTATTATGGATTACTTGGTCCCGACCGTGATGATGAGGATGGTGACTGGGATGAAGCTTTTTGTGATGAATGGCCTGAGCCGGTTGGTGTGGTGGCCAATAACCCGAAATTTTCAGATTGTAATGGTGATGGAATAATCAACGATGCTGATACCATTCCTTTATTAAATAATTATGGTTTATTACGCGGGGCGTATGTTCCTGTTGCTTATGAAGGTGGCCCTGATGATGCGGCTATTAGTATTGATTTATTATCAGATACTGTTTACGCCGGTTCAAAAGTTGTGGTGCCAATTAATTTTGGAACGGCAATTTCACCGGCTTCAAATATTTATGGTGCTGCTTTTGAAATTATTTATGATAAAACCATTATAAATAAAGACAGTATCAAAGCCACATTTAATTCCGGTTGGTTAGGCACACCGGGTGAAGATTTAATTTATCTGCAAAGTAATGATACGCTGAATGGCATTTTAAGTGTTTCGGTAACCCGAATCAACCAAATATCCCGCACCGGTTATAATCATTTTGGTGAATTAAGTTTTGTAATGGAAGATAATATTGCCGGAAAAACGGATGATCAGATTGCTGCTGTATTAAGTTTCTGTATTAGCTTACCACAGGTTATTGATCAGCAGGGAAATATTATTCCTGTTCAAACTGTTTGCGATTCTGCGGTTGCAATACAATTTACCAATTCAATAAATAATTATATTAATTCTAATATTCATACATACCCTAATCCTGCTGATGCAATGGTAAAAATTTCGTTACCACAAATAATGGAAGGCAATTTTAATATTCTTAATCAGCTTGGCCAGGTTATCTATTCACAAAAACTATCAGGTAATAGTGCAGAATTAAATACTGAAACTATTGCTTCAGGAAATTATATTATTCAAATAAATACCGATTCCGGTATTTATCACAAACAATTAATTATTCAACATTAA
- a CDS encoding sulfatase-like hydrolase/transferase: MKKAGLFILLLAGMILAKAQAPTQPNFVLIIADDLNDYVQGFDGHPQTKTPNIAKIAKKGTTFLNAYCAGPKCAPSRTSLITGKDTYYTKVYNNDDIGCKNFRKNFTVANGNPTIFTMPELLKDSGGYYTYMLSKVMHCYVGLPDYDTSNVPACEKDLSWSKAFSYGQGGDMDVILDYGGVNDDGVNGFFFTPIPDSLESEMVDYIITDSAISFIQDYADNPETYCNKPFFLTVGYKRPHGPFYVPEKYFLPFYNTDYYQDPYNKPYNDPVGATPPNGVVMPPQPDPLWSDYYALPDDLVGKVLNEEDYVHPDFLQFGDIMMAEVPPPPIGAGLTDAEKLFILQESERANGIIAYLASIKFMDAQIGRFYNEIKSHPEIFNNTVFIITSDHGYSLGEKTHWRKGTMWETDVRIPLVIADMRAPAKKTTKRVVSNLDIMPTVLEMAGVAFPHFPDGSDYLDGKSLLPILANPNTPWDRPVVSALQLHGYDEGFCFPQYSVRDDEWHYIRYQTNGAVAPACNEALSVFQEELYHIGKNRNIDPYEWDNLADDPAYDATKAHLASFLPGGANYLQFDRIATDEDIIVDVQQLGVFPNPTSEFANFRVMDINPGDATFSIIDITGRVIQTDVITIDEYGGLEFSYNVKTLEQGYYFGQLKQGDKILTVQFIVAR; encoded by the coding sequence ATGAAAAAAGCAGGATTATTTATTTTATTGCTCGCAGGGATGATTCTGGCTAAAGCACAGGCTCCCACGCAACCGAATTTTGTGCTGATTATTGCCGATGACCTTAACGATTACGTTCAGGGTTTCGACGGGCACCCTCAAACCAAAACCCCAAATATTGCAAAAATTGCAAAAAAGGGGACTACCTTCCTGAATGCATATTGCGCCGGACCAAAATGTGCACCAAGCCGCACCAGTTTAATTACAGGTAAGGACACTTACTATACTAAAGTGTATAATAATGATGATATCGGCTGTAAAAATTTCAGGAAAAACTTTACCGTAGCAAATGGCAATCCAACAATTTTTACGATGCCGGAGTTATTAAAAGACAGTGGCGGATACTATACTTATATGTTGAGCAAGGTAATGCATTGTTATGTTGGTTTGCCGGATTATGATACATCGAATGTTCCTGCCTGCGAAAAAGATTTATCGTGGAGCAAGGCATTTTCATACGGACAAGGTGGCGATATGGATGTTATTTTGGATTACGGTGGTGTAAATGATGATGGTGTTAATGGATTTTTCTTTACACCAATTCCAGATTCGCTTGAATCGGAAATGGTAGATTATATTATCACCGATTCTGCAATTTCTTTTATACAAGATTATGCTGATAATCCTGAAACATATTGTAATAAACCATTTTTCCTCACTGTAGGATATAAACGTCCACATGGACCGTTTTACGTTCCTGAAAAATATTTTTTACCATTTTATAATACTGATTATTATCAGGACCCGTATAACAAACCATATAATGATCCTGTAGGCGCAACACCACCAAACGGTGTAGTAATGCCTCCGCAGCCGGATCCGTTGTGGAGTGATTATTATGCATTACCTGACGACTTAGTTGGGAAAGTTTTGAATGAGGAAGACTATGTACATCCTGACTTTTTACAATTTGGCGATATTATGATGGCTGAAGTTCCACCACCACCTATTGGCGCTGGATTAACGGATGCAGAAAAATTATTTATCCTTCAGGAATCAGAACGTGCAAATGGTATTATTGCCTATTTAGCATCAATTAAATTTATGGATGCACAAATTGGTCGTTTTTACAATGAAATAAAATCGCACCCTGAAATATTTAATAATACCGTTTTTATTATCACCAGTGATCACGGATACTCATTAGGTGAAAAAACGCACTGGCGTAAAGGCACCATGTGGGAAACAGATGTGCGTATTCCATTAGTAATTGCCGACATGCGCGCACCTGCGAAAAAAACTACCAAACGTGTGGTTAGTAACTTAGATATTATGCCAACAGTATTAGAAATGGCAGGTGTTGCTTTTCCGCATTTCCCTGATGGCTCTGATTATTTAGATGGAAAAAGTTTATTACCAATTTTGGCCAACCCAAACACTCCGTGGGATCGTCCGGTAGTTTCTGCATTACAATTGCATGGTTACGACGAAGGATTTTGCTTCCCGCAATATAGTGTGCGCGATGATGAGTGGCATTATATCCGCTACCAAACTAATGGTGCAGTTGCACCGGCTTGTAATGAAGCATTAAGTGTATTTCAGGAAGAATTATATCATATCGGTAAAAACAGAAATATTGACCCTTATGAATGGGATAATCTTGCTGATGATCCTGCTTATGATGCTACCAAAGCACATCTTGCTTCTTTTTTACCGGGAGGTGCCAATTATTTACAATTTGACCGAATTGCTACCGATGAAGACATAATTGTTGATGTTCAACAGTTAGGTGTTTTTCCTAACCCAACAAGCGAATTTGCTAATTTCAGGGTGATGGATATTAATCCGGGTGATGCAACATTTAGTATTATAGATATCACAGGTCGTGTAATTCAAACCGACGTGATTACCATTGATGAATACGGTGGATTGGAATTTTCCTACAATGTAAAAACATTGGAACAAGGTTATTATTTCGGTCAGCTAAAACAGGGCGATAAAATATTAACGGTGCAATTTATTGTTGCGCGTTAA
- a CDS encoding glycosyltransferase, whose protein sequence is MTQLSVIIVNYNVKYFLEQAVLSALKACAKIDAEIIIIDNHSVDGSVEFITQKFVQQAGQHTPVSVIANQQNSGFSKANNQGIAIAKGKYVLLLNPDTVVEEDTFEKCIHFMDTHPDAGGLGVKMIDGKGNFLPESKRGFPSPEVAFYKVFGLANLFPKSKIFGKYHLGFLSENETHEVDVLAGAFMLIRKEALDKIGWLDEDFFMYGEDIDLSYRIVKGGYKNYYFPETRIIHYKGESTKKASFNYVKMFYNAMIIFAQKHFVGRRAGVFIFLLNIAIYFRAFLATTMRFIRAIAMPLLDALVFLGGMYVVKEYWEYYIKYIEGGQYPLTYLLVNIPLYIIIWILSIFVSGGYDRSTNISRIVRGMFWGTILIAAVYGFLPEAYRFSRGMIIAGAAFNTALLIAMRSVMHFIKYRNFRFGETPEKKILIVGNDDETERAHQLLNQLQLGNQIIGYVRTSENKSHNALELGDISMLNELIQVYKANEIIFCAKDISSQEIINHMVSLGQQIDFKIIPDQSLSIIGSNSKNSAGDIYTVDIQLKITLPESKRAKKWFDIIVALTALLLSPILIFFVKNKGGLFANIGSVLFNKKTWVGYFPNTANGQVVLPRLKKGVLFPVTGGNAAVTDPAIMARVNFIYARDYRVTDDLEVVLTNIKALGN, encoded by the coding sequence ATGACCCAGCTTTCGGTAATTATTGTTAATTATAATGTCAAGTATTTTCTTGAACAAGCTGTTTTATCGGCATTAAAAGCCTGTGCTAAAATTGATGCAGAAATTATTATTATAGATAATCATTCGGTTGATGGCAGTGTAGAATTCATTACCCAAAAATTTGTTCAGCAAGCCGGTCAGCATACACCCGTATCTGTAATTGCCAATCAGCAAAATAGCGGATTTTCGAAAGCAAATAATCAGGGTATTGCTATTGCAAAAGGCAAATATGTTTTACTGCTTAATCCGGATACTGTTGTTGAAGAAGATACGTTTGAAAAATGTATTCATTTTATGGATACTCATCCTGATGCAGGTGGCTTGGGCGTTAAAATGATTGACGGCAAAGGCAATTTTCTACCAGAAAGCAAACGTGGTTTTCCTAGCCCGGAAGTGGCGTTTTACAAGGTTTTCGGATTGGCAAATTTGTTTCCGAAATCGAAAATATTCGGCAAATATCATCTCGGTTTTTTAAGTGAAAATGAAACACATGAGGTTGATGTTTTGGCCGGGGCATTTATGCTTATCAGAAAAGAAGCCCTGGATAAAATCGGCTGGCTGGATGAGGACTTTTTTATGTACGGCGAAGATATTGATTTAAGTTACCGGATTGTAAAAGGCGGATATAAAAACTATTATTTTCCGGAAACAAGAATTATTCACTACAAAGGAGAAAGCACAAAAAAAGCCAGTTTTAATTATGTAAAAATGTTTTATAATGCGATGATTATTTTCGCTCAAAAACATTTTGTTGGTCGACGCGCAGGTGTATTTATATTTTTATTGAATATCGCTATTTATTTCAGAGCTTTTTTAGCAACTACAATGCGCTTTATTCGTGCAATCGCAATGCCTTTATTAGATGCCTTAGTTTTTTTAGGCGGCATGTATGTGGTTAAAGAATATTGGGAATATTATATTAAATATATCGAAGGTGGTCAATATCCCCTAACCTATTTATTGGTTAATATTCCGTTGTATATTATTATATGGATATTATCCATTTTTGTTAGCGGAGGTTACGATAGGTCTACAAATATTTCGCGTATTGTAAGAGGCATGTTTTGGGGAACGATTCTTATTGCAGCTGTTTACGGATTTTTACCGGAAGCCTATCGTTTTTCAAGAGGAATGATTATAGCCGGAGCAGCATTTAATACTGCTTTATTGATTGCAATGCGTTCGGTAATGCATTTTATCAAATACCGGAATTTCCGCTTTGGAGAAACACCAGAGAAAAAAATTCTCATTGTTGGAAACGACGATGAAACCGAACGAGCACATCAGTTATTAAATCAATTGCAATTAGGTAATCAGATTATTGGTTATGTGCGCACTTCAGAAAATAAAAGTCATAATGCGCTTGAACTTGGTGATATTTCGATGTTAAACGAATTGATTCAGGTATATAAAGCAAATGAAATTATTTTTTGTGCAAAAGATATCAGTAGTCAGGAAATAATAAATCACATGGTAAGCCTTGGACAGCAGATTGATTTTAAAATTATTCCGGACCAGAGTTTAAGTATCATAGGAAGTAATTCAAAAAATTCCGCAGGTGATATTTATACTGTTGACATACAGCTCAAAATTACCCTGCCGGAAAGCAAAAGAGCAAAAAAATGGTTTGATATTATCGTTGCACTTACAGCATTATTACTATCACCAATTCTTATATTTTTTGTTAAAAATAAAGGCGGACTTTTTGCCAATATCGGCAGTGTTTTGTTCAACAAAAAAACCTGGGTGGGCTATTTTCCAAATACTGCTAACGGACAGGTTGTGTTACCGCGTTTGAAAAAAGGTGTATTGTTTCCTGTCACCGGTGGCAATGCTGCAGTAACCGACCCTGCAATTATGGCCAGGGTAAATTTTATTTATGCCAGAGATTACCGCGTTACCGACGATTTAGAGGTTGTTTTAACAAATATCAAGGCGCTGGGAAATTAA
- the recR gene encoding recombination protein RecR: MNLPSQWMEQAVSAFSKLPGIGKKTALRLVLHLLKQKKEDVEAFSNAILKLKTDIYFCPNCNNIADIAGSNCTICNNGKRDHKVICVVESLRDLIAIESTNQFFGEYHILGGVISPMEGVGPEQLFIDKLIDKANSGNYTEIIMALNPNIEGDTTVFYITKKITNKNLKITTIARGISFGGELEYTDELTLARSLATRRPFENYMQNE; the protein is encoded by the coding sequence GTGAATTTACCTTCTCAATGGATGGAACAAGCGGTGTCGGCATTTTCAAAATTGCCCGGCATCGGAAAAAAAACGGCATTGCGGCTGGTACTGCATTTATTAAAACAAAAAAAAGAAGATGTTGAAGCATTTTCAAATGCCATTCTGAAACTTAAAACCGATATTTATTTTTGCCCCAATTGTAATAATATTGCGGATATTGCCGGAAGTAACTGCACCATTTGCAACAACGGCAAACGCGACCATAAAGTAATTTGTGTGGTTGAAAGTTTGCGCGATTTAATTGCCATTGAAAGCACGAATCAGTTTTTTGGTGAATATCATATATTAGGTGGGGTAATTTCACCAATGGAAGGTGTTGGCCCTGAGCAACTGTTTATAGATAAATTGATTGACAAAGCGAACTCAGGAAATTACACTGAAATAATTATGGCGCTTAATCCAAATATCGAAGGAGACACAACGGTATTTTATATCACAAAAAAAATTACGAATAAAAATTTAAAAATCACTACCATTGCAAGAGGTATTTCTTTTGGTGGTGAATTGGAATATACTGATGAACTCACTTTAGCGCGTTCATTGGCAACACGACGCCCTTTTGAAAATTACATGCAAAACGAATGA
- a CDS encoding NINE protein, producing MKSKKTSIILALLGGSAGADRFYLGQNTAGWVTLLTFWLLIPGAVFGIIKFNLVPNWEPFMLGRFALPIVFHLYETGRYMVMSDQRFMSQDESKSKTFPLTIASFVISALLIVGGSRMLKSAMVVDIVEADVSAVLSAEAMSQEFRTDEEVYRKKYDNLVLQIEGEVSETGNDFEAGSYFALKGLNNDPFGIKCYFLEQNVADANMVKLGDKIIMKGVANGNKLENCKVISINGKKVSQ from the coding sequence ATGAAATCAAAAAAGACAAGCATAATACTGGCACTCTTAGGCGGTAGTGCCGGCGCCGACAGATTCTATCTTGGTCAGAACACAGCGGGATGGGTTACACTCCTCACTTTCTGGCTATTGATTCCCGGAGCTGTGTTTGGTATAATTAAGTTCAACCTGGTGCCTAACTGGGAGCCTTTTATGTTAGGCCGTTTCGCACTGCCTATTGTGTTTCATTTGTATGAAACAGGACGATATATGGTAATGAGTGACCAAAGATTCATGTCACAAGATGAATCAAAAAGTAAAACTTTTCCATTAACCATTGCTTCTTTTGTGATTAGCGCCCTGCTTATAGTTGGCGGAAGTCGCATGCTGAAATCAGCGATGGTGGTGGATATCGTAGAAGCAGATGTGAGTGCCGTATTGTCTGCCGAAGCAATGTCACAAGAATTTAGAACTGATGAAGAAGTTTACCGCAAAAAGTATGATAACCTTGTGTTACAAATTGAAGGAGAAGTAAGCGAAACAGGAAACGATTTTGAAGCAGGTTCATACTTTGCATTAAAAGGCTTAAACAATGACCCATTCGGAATTAAATGTTATTTCCTCGAGCAAAATGTAGCTGATGCCAATATGGTTAAGTTGGGCGATAAAATTATTATGAAGGGTGTTGCAAACGGCAACAAACTGGAAAATTGTAAAGTAATCAGTATTAACGGGAAAAAGGTTTCTCAATAA
- a CDS encoding outer membrane beta-barrel protein: protein MKIVQLLGLMFLSGTMLAQQPYFEVGLFGGVANYYGDMTHDYVVLKESHPAYGGFIKYNMDPKKGFKFNIYSGTVSAADKNSDRANLNARNLSFTSNVTEVAFTFEYNFLGYRPVEFKQRISPYAYAGLAGFHFNPQAYYEGEWYDLQPLGTEGQGMEIFPFREKYRLYEFAIPFGVGFKFAMTERWNVGLEYGARWTFTDYLDDVSRTYVDRNLLIEANGIDSYNLSNRSGEYLLGEPFDYQNNDWRGDPTNNDWYMWFGITLSRNMIKGVEEGFRTSTKDILGCPGPRHINKVKKKR, encoded by the coding sequence ATGAAGATAGTTCAACTCCTCGGTTTAATGTTTCTCTCTGGTACTATGCTTGCCCAGCAACCCTATTTTGAAGTGGGTTTGTTTGGTGGTGTAGCTAACTATTATGGTGATATGACCCATGACTATGTGGTGTTAAAGGAATCTCATCCTGCTTATGGTGGATTTATCAAATACAACATGGATCCTAAAAAAGGATTCAAATTCAATATTTACAGCGGAACCGTTTCTGCTGCCGATAAAAACAGCGATCGCGCAAACCTCAATGCTCGTAACCTCAGTTTTACATCTAATGTTACTGAAGTAGCTTTTACTTTTGAATATAACTTTTTGGGTTATCGCCCTGTAGAATTCAAACAACGTATTTCACCATATGCATACGCAGGTTTGGCAGGATTTCATTTTAATCCGCAAGCATATTATGAAGGTGAATGGTACGATTTACAACCACTCGGAACCGAAGGTCAGGGAATGGAAATTTTCCCTTTCCGTGAAAAATATCGCTTATATGAATTTGCCATTCCTTTTGGGGTGGGATTTAAATTCGCGATGACTGAACGCTGGAACGTTGGTTTAGAATACGGTGCAAGATGGACATTTACCGATTATCTGGATGATGTGAGCCGCACTTATGTTGATCGTAACTTATTAATTGAAGCAAACGGTATCGATTCATACAACCTTTCAAACCGAAGTGGCGAATATTTATTGGGTGAACCATTTGATTATCAAAACAACGACTGGAGAGGTGATCCTACCAACAATGATTGGTACATGTGGTTTGGTATAACACTCAGCCGAAATATGATTAAAGGTGTTGAAGAGGGTTTCAGAACATCAACAAAAGATATTCTTGGTTGCCCCGGCCCGCGTCATATTAATAAAGTGAAGAAAAAAAGATAA